In the genome of Dyadobacter fermentans DSM 18053, the window CTTTGCTTTTTAAAAGAAAAATATCTTTTAACCAAAACGACTTTGAGTCGGTGGTAACGGCATGTATTGCCGGAGATAACCAGGCACAGAGGCATTTGTACAAACAATTCTTCGGCTATTCGAAAAGCATCTGCCTGCGGTACACATCATCGGCGGAAGAGGCGGAGGAAGTTTTGAATGAAGGATTTTTAAAAGTATTCAACAACCTGGGAAAGTACGACGTAAACCATCCCTTCAAGGCATGGTTGCGGACGATTATGGTGAACACGGCTATCAGCTATTACCGCAAGCACAAAAAGCACACGGAAGATGTGATCGCCCTGGAAGACGCACCTTATCCCAAATTTGATGAAGACGTAATAAGTCAGATCACTGCTGAGGAAATACTGGAACTGATCCAGCGGATCAAACCGGTTTACAAGAATGTATTTTTGTTATACGTGGTGGATGGCTA includes:
- a CDS encoding RNA polymerase sigma factor translates to MLFKRKISFNQNDFESVVTACIAGDNQAQRHLYKQFFGYSKSICLRYTSSAEEAEEVLNEGFLKVFNNLGKYDVNHPFKAWLRTIMVNTAISYYRKHKKHTEDVIALEDAPYPKFDEDVISQITAEEILELIQRIKPVYKNVFLLYVVDGYNHREIADLLQINEATVRSHYVRARARLQHLIKQYYPHLFPSDWAVKSFRGNEN